One Oceanicoccus sagamiensis genomic region harbors:
- a CDS encoding GNAT family N-acetyltransferase: MTFTVRAAIWQQDKVLLRAVRTAVFVEEQQVPIELEWDEHDEQALHWLALNEQNEAIGTCRMLADGHIGRMATLKPYRGQGVGRALLEQAIASARSDQLFEAYLYAQTHAIAFYQQAGFIAVGEEFMDANMPHKTMRLALAEQRLVGIHGGNFVIDNFKQAALDISRQAQKQCRILSYDLDARTFDNNEFRQIFSDLARKSRYTEIRILVVDTAPMVRLSHRLLTLQRRLSSNILIRKTTASPHDIKHNLIITDQCAMICQSMKDPDKIWGNYHNHPVVQSYIEQYDDLWERAKEDKDLRQLEI; the protein is encoded by the coding sequence ATGACGTTTACGGTTAGAGCGGCAATATGGCAACAGGATAAAGTGCTGCTGCGGGCGGTGCGCACAGCGGTATTTGTAGAAGAGCAGCAAGTGCCAATTGAATTAGAATGGGACGAGCATGATGAGCAAGCCTTGCACTGGCTGGCTCTTAACGAACAGAACGAAGCTATCGGTACCTGCCGGATGCTTGCAGATGGACATATTGGCCGCATGGCCACATTAAAACCGTATCGCGGCCAGGGTGTTGGTCGGGCCTTATTGGAACAGGCTATTGCGAGCGCCCGCTCTGATCAATTATTTGAAGCCTACTTATATGCACAGACCCATGCTATCGCGTTTTATCAGCAGGCTGGTTTTATCGCTGTAGGTGAAGAATTTATGGATGCCAATATGCCCCATAAAACCATGCGCCTCGCCTTAGCGGAACAGCGACTAGTTGGCATTCATGGGGGCAATTTTGTTATCGACAATTTTAAACAAGCGGCGCTGGATATTAGCCGCCAGGCGCAAAAGCAATGCCGCATACTTTCCTATGATCTGGATGCGCGCACCTTTGATAACAATGAGTTTCGGCAAATATTCTCTGATTTGGCCCGAAAAAGCCGCTATACCGAAATTCGTATACTGGTTGTTGATACTGCACCGATGGTTAGACTGAGTCACAGACTGCTGACGTTGCAGCGGCGTTTATCCAGCAATATCCTGATTCGCAAAACCACCGCCAGCCCCCACGATATTAAACACAACCTTATTATTACCGATCAATGCGCTATGATATGCCAATCTATGAAAGACCCTGATAAGATCTGGGGTAATTATCATAACCACCCGGTTGTACAAAGCTATATAGAACAGTACGATGATTTATGGGAACGGGCCAAAGAAGATAAAGACCTCAGGCAGCTGGAGATTTAA
- a CDS encoding Rieske (2Fe-2S) protein, with translation MRFYSLDKLINLHDGYRKVFKIDLYNLILLQVAGERYLLESTCPHRGHPISESDIDGSRLRCSLHGYQFDIATGELMVATEAPCRGLKTYELIYQGTEIGVML, from the coding sequence ATGCGTTTTTATTCATTAGATAAATTAATCAACCTGCACGATGGCTATCGTAAGGTATTTAAAATTGACCTGTATAATTTGATTTTATTGCAGGTTGCCGGTGAGCGCTATTTACTGGAAAGTACTTGCCCGCACCGCGGTCACCCCATTTCTGAATCAGATATTGATGGCTCCAGATTGCGCTGTTCGCTGCATGGCTATCAGTTTGATATTGCCACCGGTGAGTTAATGGTGGCCACTGAAGCGCCTTGCCGCGGGCTTAAAACCTACGAGTTGATCTATCAGGGCACAGAGATTGGAGTGATGCTTTAG
- a CDS encoding patatin-like phospholipase family protein, producing MTEATTQTGDNPAAPNTGTALIMPGGGARAAYQVGVLKALAEITKAEYDYPFPVLCGTSAGALNAVAIASKEQSFEQSCAWLEELWLNLGTDHVYRSDWSGIFRNAWRLIASLFNSGIAVGRPVALLDNAPLKQFLREKIDFSGIGRNLKAGKLSAVCVTAMNYTERVSVSFYQGGPENAEWQRWRRQGIPTPLQLRHLLASTAIPTIFPPQRIGRNYYGDGALRQLAPISPALHLGADKVMIISTTGHKRNYDQPYSRIHSPAFGQVIGHLLNSAFVDSLETDIELLEQMNQLLKISNSELKNQEGRTLRPVDIHVVSPSEDIDALADEHFKELPTSIKTFLRVSGGGSSSGGVNIASYLLFTPKFCQHLINLGYKDGKDQAEEILAFLAKD from the coding sequence ATGACCGAAGCAACAACACAAACCGGCGATAACCCGGCAGCACCGAATACTGGCACCGCATTGATTATGCCTGGCGGTGGTGCCCGGGCAGCCTATCAAGTAGGTGTACTTAAGGCTCTGGCAGAAATCACCAAAGCAGAGTATGACTACCCCTTCCCTGTATTGTGCGGCACATCTGCCGGCGCACTTAATGCCGTCGCCATTGCCAGCAAAGAGCAGAGTTTTGAGCAGAGTTGTGCCTGGCTGGAAGAACTATGGCTTAACCTGGGCACGGACCATGTCTACCGCAGCGACTGGTCGGGTATTTTTCGCAATGCCTGGCGCTTAATCGCTTCATTATTTAATTCAGGTATAGCTGTTGGTCGCCCGGTTGCCCTGCTGGACAATGCCCCCTTAAAACAATTTCTGCGAGAAAAAATCGACTTCTCCGGTATTGGTCGCAATTTAAAAGCAGGCAAGCTCTCGGCAGTGTGTGTTACAGCGATGAACTATACAGAGCGGGTATCGGTGAGTTTTTACCAAGGCGGCCCTGAAAACGCCGAATGGCAACGTTGGCGTCGACAAGGTATTCCTACCCCCCTACAGCTACGGCATTTGCTGGCATCTACCGCCATCCCAACCATTTTTCCACCACAGCGTATCGGTAGAAATTATTATGGTGACGGCGCTTTAAGGCAGCTGGCCCCAATCAGCCCTGCACTGCACCTTGGCGCTGACAAAGTGATGATTATTAGTACCACTGGGCACAAACGCAATTATGACCAACCCTATAGCCGCATCCATTCCCCCGCTTTTGGTCAGGTTATTGGCCATCTGCTCAATAGTGCATTTGTCGATAGCCTGGAAACCGATATCGAGCTATTGGAACAAATGAACCAATTGCTAAAGATTAGTAACAGCGAATTAAAAAATCAGGAAGGCAGGACATTGCGCCCCGTTGACATCCATGTGGTTTCACCCTCAGAAGATATTGATGCGCTGGCGGACGAGCATTTTAAAGAACTGCCCACCAGTATCAAAACCTTCTTACGAGTTAGTGGCGGCGGCTCTAGTAGCGGCGGTGTTAATATCGCCAGCTACCTCTTATTTACACCAAAGTTTTGCCAGCATCTGATCAACCTTGGCTATAAAGATGGCAAAGATCAGGCAGAAGAGATACTCGCTTTTCTGGCAAAGGATTAA
- a CDS encoding MBL fold metallo-hydrolase, translated as MTDLQYPFEKPPEFGATLEVAPGVYWLRMPLPMALDHINLYLLEDDDGWWIVDTGMKWGKVKDYWQEVFDHSLKDKPIKGVIVTHMHPDHVGQAGWLCDRFQVPLLMTHAEYYQAHFFASFSAEHLTWSTQQYYRRVGLADDFFITMKRDFKGYAGIVEPIPSSFQRLQEGDVLTIAQQQWRVVIGSGHSPEHACLYCEALGVMLSGDQIIPKITSNVSVMPSEPEANPLLQWLNSLQRFMDFPADTLVLPAHNTPFVGIQTRVEYLMAHHQDHLLALEEACVEAKTAHQLLPVLFKRELDNSLMMMAMGECVAHLNYLIYEHKLSRTAVDGVDYYLSIDASLQQRAKPGKHRQDDLPIQV; from the coding sequence ATGACAGATCTGCAGTACCCCTTTGAAAAGCCTCCTGAGTTTGGCGCTACCCTTGAGGTCGCCCCCGGTGTTTATTGGCTGCGAATGCCCCTGCCGATGGCGCTGGATCATATTAATCTCTATTTACTAGAGGATGACGACGGTTGGTGGATTGTTGATACTGGAATGAAATGGGGTAAGGTCAAAGACTACTGGCAAGAGGTCTTTGACCACAGTTTAAAGGACAAGCCGATTAAAGGGGTTATCGTCACTCATATGCATCCTGATCATGTGGGGCAGGCAGGCTGGCTTTGTGATCGTTTTCAGGTGCCCTTATTGATGACCCATGCCGAGTATTACCAAGCGCATTTCTTTGCCAGTTTTAGTGCGGAGCATTTAACCTGGAGTACGCAGCAATATTATCGGCGGGTTGGTCTTGCGGATGATTTTTTTATCACGATGAAACGGGATTTTAAGGGCTATGCCGGTATTGTAGAGCCGATCCCCAGTTCATTTCAGCGCCTGCAAGAAGGCGATGTGCTCACGATTGCCCAGCAGCAGTGGCGGGTGGTGATTGGCAGTGGGCATTCCCCCGAGCATGCCTGCCTGTATTGTGAGGCACTGGGTGTAATGCTGTCCGGCGACCAGATTATTCCCAAAATTACCTCTAACGTCAGTGTTATGCCTAGTGAGCCTGAGGCCAACCCCTTACTGCAATGGCTAAACTCTTTACAGCGGTTTATGGATTTTCCAGCGGACACTCTGGTGTTACCCGCTCACAACACACCCTTTGTGGGGATTCAGACGCGGGTGGAGTATTTGATGGCTCACCATCAGGATCATTTATTGGCTCTGGAAGAGGCCTGTGTTGAAGCCAAAACAGCCCACCAGTTATTGCCCGTGCTCTTTAAGCGTGAGCTGGATAATTCATTAATGATGATGGCAATGGGTGAGTGTGTAGCCCACCTTAATTATCTGATTTATGAGCACAAACTCAGTCGCACTGCAGTGGATGGGGTTGATTATTATTTGTCGATTGATGCGTCGCTTCAACAGCGCGCCAAACCCGGTAAGCATCGCCAGGATGATTTGCCGATTCAGGTGTAA